In the genome of Hippoglossus hippoglossus isolate fHipHip1 chromosome 12, fHipHip1.pri, whole genome shotgun sequence, one region contains:
- the LOC117771421 gene encoding excitatory amino acid transporter 1-like isoform X2 has protein sequence MQRFREGVHIRTMKAKRKVEEISKEDVQAFLKKNAFVLFTVGAVVVGIALGFALRPYKMTYREVKYFSFPGELLMRMLQMLVLPLLVSSLITGMAALDSKASGKMGMRAVIYYMTTTFIAVFVGILIVLIIHPGKGSKEEFGKQQKIEQVSPADAFLDLIRNMFPPNLVQACTQQFKTKYGKRVVRVTVTVNETLFNSTNGTQEVMEMTREELIPVPGQVNGVNALGLVVFSMCFGLIIGNMKEQGQVLRDFFDSLNEAIMRLVAIIMWYCPIGILFLIAGKIVEMDDLTQMGGQLGMYTITVIIGLLIHGVLILPTLYFVITRQNPFVFIAGLLQALVTALGTSSSSATLPVTFKCLEENNKIDKRITRFVLPVGATINMDGTALYEALAAIFIAQVNNIEMNFGQILTISITATAASIGAAGIPQAGLVTMVIVLTSVGLPTDDITLIIAVDWFL, from the exons ATGCAGCGATTCAGGGAAGGAGTTCACATCCGCACCATGAAGGCCAAGAGGAAAGTGGAGGAGATCTCTAAAGAGGACGTCCAGGCTTTCCTGAAGAAGAACGCCTTCGTGCTCTTCACAGTGGGGGCAGTGGTTGTGG GTATCGCTCTGGGATTTGCGCTGCGTCCCTACAAGATGACCTATCGAGAAGTGAAGTACTTCTCCTTCCCTGGAGAGCTGCTGATGAGGATGCTTCAGATGCTGGTTCTGCCCTTACTGGTTTCCAGTCTAATAACAG GAATGGCAGCTTTAGACAGCAAAGCCTCAGGAAAGATGGGCATGAGAGCCGTGATCTACTACATGACCACGACCTTCATCGCAGTCTTCGTCGGCATCCTAATCGTCCTCATCATCCATCCAGGAAAAGGATCCAAAGAGGAGTTCGGAAAGCAACAGAAGATCGAGCAAGTCAGTCCGGCTGATGCCTTCTTAGACCTGATCAG gAACATGTTTCCACCCAACTTGGTCCAAGCCTGCACTCAGCAG TTCAAAACCAAATATGGAAAGCGAGTTGTCCGTGTGACCGTGACGGTGAACGAAACCCTCTTCAACTCAACCAATGGCACCCAGGAGGTCATGGAGATGACCCGGGAGGAGCTGATCCCGGTGCCGGGTCAGGTGAACGGGGTCAATGCCCTCGGGCTGGTGGTCTTCTCCATGTGCTTTGGGCTGATAATTGGCAACATGAAGGAGCAGGGCCAGGTCCTGAGGGATTTCTTCGACAGCCTCAATGAGGCGATCATGCGCCTGGTGGCCATCATCATGTG gTATTGCCCGATCGGTATCCTGTTCCTCATCGCAGGAAAGATCGTGGAGATGGATGACCTGACCCAGATGGGAGGCCAGCTGGGCATGTACACCATCACAGTCATCATCGGCTTACTGATCCACGGCGTTCTGATCCTTCCCactctttattttgtcatcacTCGGCAGAACCCCTTCGTCTTCATTGCCGGGCTGCTGCAGGCGCTGGTGACGGCCCTGGGGACGTCGTCCAG CTCAGCCACTCTACCCGTCACCTTTAAATGCCTGGAGGAGAACAACAAGATCGACAAGCGAATCACACGCTTCGTGCTGCCAGTGGGCGCCACCATCAACATGGACGGAACCGCTCTGTATGAAGCTCTGGCGGCCATCTTTATTGCTCAGGTTAACAATATTGAGATGAACTTTGGTCAGATCCTCACAATAAG TATTACAGCGACAGCCGCCAGTATCGGAGCTGCTGGGATCCCTCAGGCCGGCCTGGTCACCATGGTGATCGTGCTAACCTCTGTTGGACTCCCGACTGATGACATCACTCTCATCATTGCAGTCGATTGGTTTCTGTGA
- the nadk2 gene encoding NAD kinase 2, mitochondrial isoform X2 — protein MPVGMARRSAVSLVRLGGRTVGQLLCGGSARLLRTSAANTSPSPGFKPEKVAVVTKTTRYEFEQQRDKSEEELTQQLALKGSSYTGLQERHNIHTYNVEHIVKSLRSEGIDVRVVKRGEYDEEVVRWADAIISAGGDGTMLLVASKVLSKNKPVVGVNTDPERSEGHLCLPVRYTRAFPEALEKLCRGEFRWLWRQRIRVQLEGTGINPRPVDLHEQQLSLVQHSQAHRIATMDRQHKTGTLPESSSEPSLLPIRSLNEIFIGESLSSRVKLKSFKPHVNLLLHRASYYEISVDDGPWEKQKSSGLSICTGTGSKAWSYNINKLAEQAVEELLMIGKSLTRLDIPLNPEFIAKVTDEYNESLVFGPDDRRLFYSIREPIVNRVFSSSRQRGFANKVCVRSRCWNACMVVDGGTSYKFNDGAIATISMSEEDQLRTVVLEN, from the exons ATGCCCGTCGGGATGGCTCGGCGCTCGGCGGTGAGCCTGGTGAGACTCGGGGGTCGAACCGTCGGGCAGCTGCTGTGCGGAGGCTCCGCTCGGCTCCTCCGCACCTCAGCCGCCAACACGTCACCCTCACCCGGGTTCAAACCGGAGAAAGTGGCGGTGGTGACGAAGACGACCCGGTACGAGTTCGAGCAGCAGCGGGACAAGTCCGAGGAGGAACTGACCCAGCAG CTTGCGTTGAAGGGCTCCAGCTACACTGGTCTGCAGGAGAGACACAACATCCACACCTACAACGTGGAGCACATTGTGAAGAGTCTACG GAGCGAAGGAATCGATGTCCGAGTGGTGAAGAGGGGAGAGTATGATGAAGAAGTGGTTCGATGGGCCGACGCCATCATCTCAGCTGGAG GTGATGGGACAATGCTACTGGTGGCCAGTAAGGTTCTGAGCAAGAACAAACCAGTGGTGGGAGTAAACACTGACCCTGAGAG GTCAGAAGGTCACCTGTGTCTGCCGGTCCGTTACACTCGGGCCTTCCCAGAGGCTCTGGAGAAACTCTGTCGTGGTGAGTTCAG GTGGCTTTGGCGTCAGAGGATTCGTGTGCAGTTGGAAGGCACCGGAATCAATCCCAGGCCGGTGGATCTGCAcgagcagcagctgagcctGGTGCAGCACAGCCAGGCTCACCGCATCGCCACCATGGACAGACAGCACA AGACAGGAACGCTGCCCGAGAGCTCCTCCGAGCCCAGTCTCCTCCCCATCAGAAGCCTGAATGAGATCTTCATTGGAGAGTCTCTGTCCTCCAG GGTGAAGTTAAAATCGTTCAAACCCCATGTTAACCTATTGCTCCATAGGGCTTCCTACTATGAGATCTCTGTGGACGACGGCCCGTGGGAAAAGCAGAAGAGCTCAGGACTCAGCATCTGCACAGGAACAGGATCCAAAGCCTG GTCGTATAACATCAACAAACTGGCTGAACAGGCTGTGGAGGAGCTTTTAATGATCG GAAAGTCTCTAACACGTCTGGATATCCCACTTAATCCAGAATTTATTGCAAAGG TGACCGATGAATACAACGAGTCGCTGGTGTTCGGGCCGGACGACAGACGCTTGTTCTACAGCATCAGGGAGCCGATCGTCAACAGGGTTTTCTCCAGCAGTCGACAGAGAGGCTTCGCCAACAA GGTGTGTGTCCGCTCCCGGTGTTGGAACGCCTGCATGGTCGTCGACGGAGGGACATCATACAAATTCAATGACGGCGCCATCGCTACAATCAGCATGAGCGAGGAAGACCAGCTTCGGACGGTGGTTCTAGAGAACTGA
- the macir gene encoding macrophage immunometabolism regulator isoform X1, whose protein sequence is MEMDISGVSRTRVSICPAAEIKATLKPEAERPRCASTPCSPIRGTVAGYQILHMDSNYLVGFTTGEELLKLAHEWSEGAPEKGSVSEAVTSPTKSTALKSGDLGVHRSARIFKGKSRYYQPYDIPAANGRRRRRMPSSSDTFLRSLAHGEPGRSLHAPLPLCLLKGTGAQSKSLDYLNLDKISIKESSDTEVLQYQLQHLTLRGERVFTRNKT, encoded by the coding sequence ATGGAAATGGATATCAGTGGAGTGTCCAGGACCCGTGTCTCCATTTGTCCAGCAGCTGAGATCAAGGCCACATTAAAGCCAGAGGCAGAGCGACCTCGCTGCGCCAGCACGCCATGTTCCCCCATCAGAGGAACGGTAGCAGGATACCAGATCCTGCACATGGACTCAAACTACCTGGTGGGCTTCACCACCGGCGAGGAGCTGCTCAAACTGGCCCACGAGTGGTCGGAAGGCGCTCCAGAGAAGGGCTCTGTGTCGGAAGCTGTGACCAGCCCCACCAAGAGCACCGCCCTCAAGTCGGGGGACTTGGGCGTCCACCGGTCAGCACGAATCTTCAAAGGGAAGAGCCGCTACTATCAACCCTACGACATCCCTGCTGCCAACGGGCGGAGGCGGAGGCGTATGCCCAGCTCGAGCGACACCTTCCTCCGGTCCCTGGCTCATGGGGAACCTGGGAGGAGTCTGCACGCTCCACTACCTCTGTGTCTGCTCAAGGGCACGGGGGCTCAGTCCAAGTCTCTGGACTACCTCAACCTGGACAAGATCAGTATCAAAGAGTCCTCGGACACGGAGGTGTTGCAGTACCAGCTGCAGCACCTCACCCTGCGAGGGGAGCGCGTGTTCACCCGGAACAAGACATGA
- the macir gene encoding macrophage immunometabolism regulator isoform X2: protein MSVKMEMDISGVSRTRVSICPAAEIKATLKPEAERPRCASTPCSPIRGTVAGYQILHMDSNYLVGFTTGEELLKLAHEWSEGAPEKGSVSEAVTSPTKSTALKSGDLGVHRSARIFKGKSRYYQPYDIPAANGRRRRRMPSSSDTFLRSLAHGEPGRSLHAPLPLCLLKGTGAQSKSLDYLNLDKISIKESSDTEVLQYQLQHLTLRGERVFTRNKT, encoded by the coding sequence ATGTCTGTAAAGATGGAAATGGATATCAGTGGAGTGTCCAGGACCCGTGTCTCCATTTGTCCAGCAGCTGAGATCAAGGCCACATTAAAGCCAGAGGCAGAGCGACCTCGCTGCGCCAGCACGCCATGTTCCCCCATCAGAGGAACGGTAGCAGGATACCAGATCCTGCACATGGACTCAAACTACCTGGTGGGCTTCACCACCGGCGAGGAGCTGCTCAAACTGGCCCACGAGTGGTCGGAAGGCGCTCCAGAGAAGGGCTCTGTGTCGGAAGCTGTGACCAGCCCCACCAAGAGCACCGCCCTCAAGTCGGGGGACTTGGGCGTCCACCGGTCAGCACGAATCTTCAAAGGGAAGAGCCGCTACTATCAACCCTACGACATCCCTGCTGCCAACGGGCGGAGGCGGAGGCGTATGCCCAGCTCGAGCGACACCTTCCTCCGGTCCCTGGCTCATGGGGAACCTGGGAGGAGTCTGCACGCTCCACTACCTCTGTGTCTGCTCAAGGGCACGGGGGCTCAGTCCAAGTCTCTGGACTACCTCAACCTGGACAAGATCAGTATCAAAGAGTCCTCGGACACGGAGGTGTTGCAGTACCAGCTGCAGCACCTCACCCTGCGAGGGGAGCGCGTGTTCACCCGGAACAAGACATGA
- the nadk2 gene encoding NAD kinase 2, mitochondrial isoform X1 gives MPVGMARRSAVSLVRLGGRTVGQLLCGGSARLLRTSAANTSPSPGFKPEKVAVVTKTTRYEFEQQRDKSEEELTQQLALKGSSYTGLQERHNIHTYNVEHIVKSLRSEGIDVRVVKRGEYDEEVVRWADAIISAGGDGTMLLVASKVLSKNKPVVGVNTDPERSEGHLCLPVRYTRAFPEALEKLCRGEFRWLWRQRIRVQLEGTGINPRPVDLHEQQLSLVQHSQAHRIATMDRQHIFSETGTLPESSSEPSLLPIRSLNEIFIGESLSSRVKLKSFKPHVNLLLHRASYYEISVDDGPWEKQKSSGLSICTGTGSKAWSYNINKLAEQAVEELLMIGKSLTRLDIPLNPEFIAKVTDEYNESLVFGPDDRRLFYSIREPIVNRVFSSSRQRGFANKVCVRSRCWNACMVVDGGTSYKFNDGAIATISMSEEDQLRTVVLEN, from the exons ATGCCCGTCGGGATGGCTCGGCGCTCGGCGGTGAGCCTGGTGAGACTCGGGGGTCGAACCGTCGGGCAGCTGCTGTGCGGAGGCTCCGCTCGGCTCCTCCGCACCTCAGCCGCCAACACGTCACCCTCACCCGGGTTCAAACCGGAGAAAGTGGCGGTGGTGACGAAGACGACCCGGTACGAGTTCGAGCAGCAGCGGGACAAGTCCGAGGAGGAACTGACCCAGCAG CTTGCGTTGAAGGGCTCCAGCTACACTGGTCTGCAGGAGAGACACAACATCCACACCTACAACGTGGAGCACATTGTGAAGAGTCTACG GAGCGAAGGAATCGATGTCCGAGTGGTGAAGAGGGGAGAGTATGATGAAGAAGTGGTTCGATGGGCCGACGCCATCATCTCAGCTGGAG GTGATGGGACAATGCTACTGGTGGCCAGTAAGGTTCTGAGCAAGAACAAACCAGTGGTGGGAGTAAACACTGACCCTGAGAG GTCAGAAGGTCACCTGTGTCTGCCGGTCCGTTACACTCGGGCCTTCCCAGAGGCTCTGGAGAAACTCTGTCGTGGTGAGTTCAG GTGGCTTTGGCGTCAGAGGATTCGTGTGCAGTTGGAAGGCACCGGAATCAATCCCAGGCCGGTGGATCTGCAcgagcagcagctgagcctGGTGCAGCACAGCCAGGCTCACCGCATCGCCACCATGGACAGACAGCACA TTTTCTCAGAGACAGGAACGCTGCCCGAGAGCTCCTCCGAGCCCAGTCTCCTCCCCATCAGAAGCCTGAATGAGATCTTCATTGGAGAGTCTCTGTCCTCCAG GGTGAAGTTAAAATCGTTCAAACCCCATGTTAACCTATTGCTCCATAGGGCTTCCTACTATGAGATCTCTGTGGACGACGGCCCGTGGGAAAAGCAGAAGAGCTCAGGACTCAGCATCTGCACAGGAACAGGATCCAAAGCCTG GTCGTATAACATCAACAAACTGGCTGAACAGGCTGTGGAGGAGCTTTTAATGATCG GAAAGTCTCTAACACGTCTGGATATCCCACTTAATCCAGAATTTATTGCAAAGG TGACCGATGAATACAACGAGTCGCTGGTGTTCGGGCCGGACGACAGACGCTTGTTCTACAGCATCAGGGAGCCGATCGTCAACAGGGTTTTCTCCAGCAGTCGACAGAGAGGCTTCGCCAACAA GGTGTGTGTCCGCTCCCGGTGTTGGAACGCCTGCATGGTCGTCGACGGAGGGACATCATACAAATTCAATGACGGCGCCATCGCTACAATCAGCATGAGCGAGGAAGACCAGCTTCGGACGGTGGTTCTAGAGAACTGA
- the skp2 gene encoding S-phase kinase-associated protein 2 isoform X2 produces the protein MQSAPPQSSSSCAPPDTSCSGSAAKIKRTTVDPSSWLGGRGGRRSLLQELLRMSTVCKRWHRLVFDESLWHSVDLEGLTHGGAALQQVLNTGVRRLRCPRSFVEDLLFTASGPLQIVQLDLSSSIIPTSALESVVCQCRMLEYLSLEGLQLSDAIINSLAMNVNLLQLNLSGCSGFSAAALADMFTSCCRIEQLNLSWCEFTSDHVKSVVNNLGSSVTHLNLSGYRESLSLDDVKVLVGRCPQIQTLDLSDSTLLMADSFPVLAQLKYLLHLSLSRCYHIHLAALTDLGKTFPLLGLLDVFGLVHDGHLPSLKKELPRVSINSRPFSSTARPTPSSRLAGSLSERTMWSSMCRLRFRAQ, from the exons ATGCAGAGTGCACCCCCACAGAGCTCATCCAGCTGTGCTCCCCCCGACACAAGCTGCAGCGGCTCTGCAGCAAAGATAAAGAGAACGACTGTGGACCCTTCGTCCTGGCTCGGAGgtcgaggaggaagaaggagtcTTCTTCAG gagctgctcAGGATGTCCACTGTCTGCAAGCGCTGGCACCGATTAGT GTTTGACGAGTCTCTGTGGCACAGCGTGGATCTGGAGGGCTTGACTCACGGGGGAGCGGCGCTGCAACAGGTTCTGAACACCGGCGTCCGCAGGCTGCGCTGCCCTCGCTCCTTCGTGGAAGATCTTCTCTTCACAGCCTCCGG CCCGCTGCAGATCGTTCAGTTGGACCTGTCCAGTTCCATCATCCCCACCTCCGCTCTAGAGAGCGTCGTCTGTCAGTGCAGGATGTTGGAGTATCTGAGTCTGGAGGGGCTGCAGCTCTCAGACGCCATCATCAA CTCTCTGGCGATGAACGtgaacctgctgcagctcaacctGAGCGGCTGCTCCGGCTTCTCTGCTGCCGCTCTGGCCGACATGTTCACATCCTGCTGCAG GATCGAGCAGCTGAACCTCTCGTGGTGTGAATTCACCAGCGACCACGTGAAGAGTGTCGTCAATAACCTGGGCTCCAGTGTCACTCACCTCAACCTCAGTGGTTACAGAGAAAGTCTCTCGCTCGACG ATGTGAAGGTGCTGGTGGGGAGATGTCCTCAAATTCAGACTTTAGATTTAAG CGACAGCACTCTGCTGATGGCCGACAGCTTCCCTGTGCTCGCTCAGCTCAAGTATCTGCTGCATCTGTCCCTGAGTCGCTGTTACCACATTCACCTCGCCGCGCTCAC GGACCTGGGGAAGACGTTCCCCCTGCTCGGCCTCCTGGACGTCTTTGGCCTGGTACACGACGGCCACCTGCCGTCTCTGAAGAAAGAGCTGCCGCGCGTCAGCATCAACTCCAGGCCTTTCTCCAGCACCGCCCGGCCCACGCCCAGCAGCAGGCTGGCCGGCTCCCTCAGCGAGCGCACCATGTGGAGCAGCATGTGTCGGCTGAGGTTCAGGGCGCAGTGA
- the nadk2 gene encoding NAD kinase 2, mitochondrial isoform X4: MPVGMARRSAVSLVRLGGRTVGQLLCGGSARLLRTSAANTSPSPGFKPEKVAVVTKTTRYEFEQQRDKSEEELTQQLALKGSSYTGLQERHNIHTYNVEHIVKSLRSEGIDVRVVKRGEYDEEVVRWADAIISAGGDGTMLLVASKVLSKNKPVVGVNTDPERSEGHLCLPVRYTRAFPEALEKLCRGEFRWLWRQRIRVQLEGTGINPRPVDLHEQQLSLVQHSQAHRIATMDRQHKTGTLPESSSEPSLLPIRSLNEIFIGESLSSRASYYEISVDDGPWEKQKSSGLSICTGTGSKAWSYNINKLAEQAVEELLMIGKSLTRLDIPLNPEFIAKVTDEYNESLVFGPDDRRLFYSIREPIVNRVFSSSRQRGFANKVCVRSRCWNACMVVDGGTSYKFNDGAIATISMSEEDQLRTVVLEN, encoded by the exons ATGCCCGTCGGGATGGCTCGGCGCTCGGCGGTGAGCCTGGTGAGACTCGGGGGTCGAACCGTCGGGCAGCTGCTGTGCGGAGGCTCCGCTCGGCTCCTCCGCACCTCAGCCGCCAACACGTCACCCTCACCCGGGTTCAAACCGGAGAAAGTGGCGGTGGTGACGAAGACGACCCGGTACGAGTTCGAGCAGCAGCGGGACAAGTCCGAGGAGGAACTGACCCAGCAG CTTGCGTTGAAGGGCTCCAGCTACACTGGTCTGCAGGAGAGACACAACATCCACACCTACAACGTGGAGCACATTGTGAAGAGTCTACG GAGCGAAGGAATCGATGTCCGAGTGGTGAAGAGGGGAGAGTATGATGAAGAAGTGGTTCGATGGGCCGACGCCATCATCTCAGCTGGAG GTGATGGGACAATGCTACTGGTGGCCAGTAAGGTTCTGAGCAAGAACAAACCAGTGGTGGGAGTAAACACTGACCCTGAGAG GTCAGAAGGTCACCTGTGTCTGCCGGTCCGTTACACTCGGGCCTTCCCAGAGGCTCTGGAGAAACTCTGTCGTGGTGAGTTCAG GTGGCTTTGGCGTCAGAGGATTCGTGTGCAGTTGGAAGGCACCGGAATCAATCCCAGGCCGGTGGATCTGCAcgagcagcagctgagcctGGTGCAGCACAGCCAGGCTCACCGCATCGCCACCATGGACAGACAGCACA AGACAGGAACGCTGCCCGAGAGCTCCTCCGAGCCCAGTCTCCTCCCCATCAGAAGCCTGAATGAGATCTTCATTGGAGAGTCTCTGTCCTCCAG GGCTTCCTACTATGAGATCTCTGTGGACGACGGCCCGTGGGAAAAGCAGAAGAGCTCAGGACTCAGCATCTGCACAGGAACAGGATCCAAAGCCTG GTCGTATAACATCAACAAACTGGCTGAACAGGCTGTGGAGGAGCTTTTAATGATCG GAAAGTCTCTAACACGTCTGGATATCCCACTTAATCCAGAATTTATTGCAAAGG TGACCGATGAATACAACGAGTCGCTGGTGTTCGGGCCGGACGACAGACGCTTGTTCTACAGCATCAGGGAGCCGATCGTCAACAGGGTTTTCTCCAGCAGTCGACAGAGAGGCTTCGCCAACAA GGTGTGTGTCCGCTCCCGGTGTTGGAACGCCTGCATGGTCGTCGACGGAGGGACATCATACAAATTCAATGACGGCGCCATCGCTACAATCAGCATGAGCGAGGAAGACCAGCTTCGGACGGTGGTTCTAGAGAACTGA
- the skp2 gene encoding S-phase kinase-associated protein 2 isoform X1, producing MSTDSMPLQDLPCLSLQGSMLCQRTNKRRSRCGVSEGLDAECTPTELIQLCSPRHKLQRLCSKDKENDCGPFVLARRSRRKKESSSGISWDHLPDELLLKILLYLPLQELLRMSTVCKRWHRLVFDESLWHSVDLEGLTHGGAALQQVLNTGVRRLRCPRSFVEDLLFTASGPLQIVQLDLSSSIIPTSALESVVCQCRMLEYLSLEGLQLSDAIINSLAMNVNLLQLNLSGCSGFSAAALADMFTSCCRIEQLNLSWCEFTSDHVKSVVNNLGSSVTHLNLSGYRESLSLDDVKVLVGRCPQIQTLDLSDSTLLMADSFPVLAQLKYLLHLSLSRCYHIHLAALTDLGKTFPLLGLLDVFGLVHDGHLPSLKKELPRVSINSRPFSSTARPTPSSRLAGSLSERTMWSSMCRLRFRAQ from the exons ATGTCCACAGACAG catgcctctgCAGGACCTGCCCTGCCTCAGTCTTCAGGGCTCCATGTTGTGTCAGAGGACGAACAAGCGCAGGTCCAGATGTGGAGTGAGCGAGGGCCTGGATGCAGAGTGCACCCCCACAGAGCTCATCCAGCTGTGCTCCCCCCGACACAAGCTGCAGCGGCTCTGCAGCAAAGATAAAGAGAACGACTGTGGACCCTTCGTCCTGGCTCGGAGgtcgaggaggaagaaggagtcTTCTTCAG GAATTTCATGGGACCATTTACCAGACGAGCTGCTTCTCAAGATCCTGCTCTACCTCcctctgcaggagctgctcAGGATGTCCACTGTCTGCAAGCGCTGGCACCGATTAGT GTTTGACGAGTCTCTGTGGCACAGCGTGGATCTGGAGGGCTTGACTCACGGGGGAGCGGCGCTGCAACAGGTTCTGAACACCGGCGTCCGCAGGCTGCGCTGCCCTCGCTCCTTCGTGGAAGATCTTCTCTTCACAGCCTCCGG CCCGCTGCAGATCGTTCAGTTGGACCTGTCCAGTTCCATCATCCCCACCTCCGCTCTAGAGAGCGTCGTCTGTCAGTGCAGGATGTTGGAGTATCTGAGTCTGGAGGGGCTGCAGCTCTCAGACGCCATCATCAA CTCTCTGGCGATGAACGtgaacctgctgcagctcaacctGAGCGGCTGCTCCGGCTTCTCTGCTGCCGCTCTGGCCGACATGTTCACATCCTGCTGCAG GATCGAGCAGCTGAACCTCTCGTGGTGTGAATTCACCAGCGACCACGTGAAGAGTGTCGTCAATAACCTGGGCTCCAGTGTCACTCACCTCAACCTCAGTGGTTACAGAGAAAGTCTCTCGCTCGACG ATGTGAAGGTGCTGGTGGGGAGATGTCCTCAAATTCAGACTTTAGATTTAAG CGACAGCACTCTGCTGATGGCCGACAGCTTCCCTGTGCTCGCTCAGCTCAAGTATCTGCTGCATCTGTCCCTGAGTCGCTGTTACCACATTCACCTCGCCGCGCTCAC GGACCTGGGGAAGACGTTCCCCCTGCTCGGCCTCCTGGACGTCTTTGGCCTGGTACACGACGGCCACCTGCCGTCTCTGAAGAAAGAGCTGCCGCGCGTCAGCATCAACTCCAGGCCTTTCTCCAGCACCGCCCGGCCCACGCCCAGCAGCAGGCTGGCCGGCTCCCTCAGCGAGCGCACCATGTGGAGCAGCATGTGTCGGCTGAGGTTCAGGGCGCAGTGA
- the nadk2 gene encoding NAD kinase 2, mitochondrial isoform X3, translating to MPVGMARRSAVSLVRLGGRTVGQLLCGGSARLLRTSAANTSPSPGFKPEKVAVVTKTTRYEFEQQRDKSEEELTQQLALKGSSYTGLQERHNIHTYNVEHIVKSLRSEGIDVRVVKRGEYDEEVVRWADAIISAGGDGTMLLVASKVLSKNKPVVGVNTDPERSEGHLCLPVRYTRAFPEALEKLCRGEFRWLWRQRIRVQLEGTGINPRPVDLHEQQLSLVQHSQAHRIATMDRQHIFSETGTLPESSSEPSLLPIRSLNEIFIGESLSSRASYYEISVDDGPWEKQKSSGLSICTGTGSKAWSYNINKLAEQAVEELLMIGKSLTRLDIPLNPEFIAKVTDEYNESLVFGPDDRRLFYSIREPIVNRVFSSSRQRGFANKVCVRSRCWNACMVVDGGTSYKFNDGAIATISMSEEDQLRTVVLEN from the exons ATGCCCGTCGGGATGGCTCGGCGCTCGGCGGTGAGCCTGGTGAGACTCGGGGGTCGAACCGTCGGGCAGCTGCTGTGCGGAGGCTCCGCTCGGCTCCTCCGCACCTCAGCCGCCAACACGTCACCCTCACCCGGGTTCAAACCGGAGAAAGTGGCGGTGGTGACGAAGACGACCCGGTACGAGTTCGAGCAGCAGCGGGACAAGTCCGAGGAGGAACTGACCCAGCAG CTTGCGTTGAAGGGCTCCAGCTACACTGGTCTGCAGGAGAGACACAACATCCACACCTACAACGTGGAGCACATTGTGAAGAGTCTACG GAGCGAAGGAATCGATGTCCGAGTGGTGAAGAGGGGAGAGTATGATGAAGAAGTGGTTCGATGGGCCGACGCCATCATCTCAGCTGGAG GTGATGGGACAATGCTACTGGTGGCCAGTAAGGTTCTGAGCAAGAACAAACCAGTGGTGGGAGTAAACACTGACCCTGAGAG GTCAGAAGGTCACCTGTGTCTGCCGGTCCGTTACACTCGGGCCTTCCCAGAGGCTCTGGAGAAACTCTGTCGTGGTGAGTTCAG GTGGCTTTGGCGTCAGAGGATTCGTGTGCAGTTGGAAGGCACCGGAATCAATCCCAGGCCGGTGGATCTGCAcgagcagcagctgagcctGGTGCAGCACAGCCAGGCTCACCGCATCGCCACCATGGACAGACAGCACA TTTTCTCAGAGACAGGAACGCTGCCCGAGAGCTCCTCCGAGCCCAGTCTCCTCCCCATCAGAAGCCTGAATGAGATCTTCATTGGAGAGTCTCTGTCCTCCAG GGCTTCCTACTATGAGATCTCTGTGGACGACGGCCCGTGGGAAAAGCAGAAGAGCTCAGGACTCAGCATCTGCACAGGAACAGGATCCAAAGCCTG GTCGTATAACATCAACAAACTGGCTGAACAGGCTGTGGAGGAGCTTTTAATGATCG GAAAGTCTCTAACACGTCTGGATATCCCACTTAATCCAGAATTTATTGCAAAGG TGACCGATGAATACAACGAGTCGCTGGTGTTCGGGCCGGACGACAGACGCTTGTTCTACAGCATCAGGGAGCCGATCGTCAACAGGGTTTTCTCCAGCAGTCGACAGAGAGGCTTCGCCAACAA GGTGTGTGTCCGCTCCCGGTGTTGGAACGCCTGCATGGTCGTCGACGGAGGGACATCATACAAATTCAATGACGGCGCCATCGCTACAATCAGCATGAGCGAGGAAGACCAGCTTCGGACGGTGGTTCTAGAGAACTGA